The Syngnathus scovelli strain Florida chromosome 18, RoL_Ssco_1.2, whole genome shotgun sequence genome contains a region encoding:
- the rttn gene encoding rotatin, with translation MELSAIIKKIGHSLVEIRVRALKSILCKLKHSLISIPDIVQEKMLFVYLLEWFNLPEVPMQEEVLDLLLTLSKHPSAAQMLRDVEAEDFLSQLSANVEPRLRAVIDATLDQLFQQPQLIPCRNAVDTHELLNTPPTVHEDVKCLEFSVFPWLTLTNADRHILSSKESSLRSSNPNLVRTTCELLCDVIMQDFPAEIFLQRPNIAKTLLSLLRPGSGKGETCYLHLQAFSCLRQLCVGLRQRLRFHRDPGFHSAKQGGSAYTVSLNSSYSQASQVFSPAAECSPRPSVVGGTAQRVRGDGQDGDVGSPSSSSNRSAVASQTARQTPPADVGRLALPDQGLEDEPETVLEQLTLAQFTVATLEHVIPLLKTDASHVFCCVLELLFDTVLLLGDSVSELVWDDGSLMGMELKEKLQTCMDLLADVLSYHQDYSGSSKVHHTVTYTGSAVFLIKFLQTILPLEKAGGNVPENAVTAIFHLCLDKSFGMALPIMQETAAAYLEQLNSGSHELYGRVTRAALWMESTCGFLKKVQAEGEKNWPELLEMAEQAIEGLPFHQHVPVVKECVQFCSYLWKFDQSSPLLQTESQKLLLKLLSHPLQPIRIETYTCVLSVVKECLGIHNTSRQESGLCSRVNFLLHHKVLYEISTFGLQDSAEKVNVAAKDILLFLLKGRLMMTTSTWDRFIAALSRVIAILQGYASTEEPLGSCILLLSDTSGGDGFLSTTKLKAALRLLFTRQPTVRIAAVPHILAHLTGADNAKISRPQLDRVVTSSLPDLYCILYPLDVTLDTSHKSVLKVEAVEKLFHMLSSDTLDVALRRSAAEQLSVVLQATTMHPVLKKLGITDRVISFLTDSVNGNKSLDCILEPCISILRKLAYADPALRNSLAQHNLLLITLLRASLIMKANKNNGGEAAVLMSLLLFDEISSMAIWSDKSATDGPLPTFSLPVSVVRRYKMPFQAVIHHGVSPYRCVLMPTSDLLPLAPACQTLQLAWNVAWHCSVDNLLEEFHGLTGNAEFHGDLKLSEAQVACLRATHLPRALQDCIQAVVTAAGHNSVIAALSRLNIYLLIERMAVPYAASYRCRETLQSLSWQAAVTRFLQVRPASVEDERLLAYVVAFLNAYFKDARVRCTDPEDKDLRWMLELLLNEESVSLLNLLPGAEPGTPDQDSEEPEDVKNYVSQKLQRELTGLFKNVLSQLTCTSDRLCLARAGPFKSQLALGLLQSLRLSDAPHYYGLPNLERSLQGIVSLTAQSGWSLHCLDFLPATLCAKFLSGLLEVISSFYVKWGGNSMSFMGKGVTKNAVVCLLHLSHEMIAESEDKDIISMWSLGNESSAEEPNDSQMGLAWLVPLWVDRDQEVRFASLGLGAALSSVESGCQALSTSCQNISEGLWGTLLNILLDQHESSMVRREAAFILQNLLVMPMPANVEEAKYSHWQHPCVPNEVSGVSLVGLPALQALLYHSQYFQHVALSASACYKGRYTFHLQKPVAGPASQLGTRDGASFVSDDSLLFWRSAAAAAQAANSSRPPSSLSTSSTSVRGSESETSGAASPTSFTADAPANRLMARGQSNIDTRDSVALQDLQRRQSSSMQPVIMVTPDLLAAHCGLLTNLLAIMPDYTLMAIRQKRLLRVLAGLVAVEPIEKCLSEMKAPNVLPGEREDIKSQLVTLLHFLSGFSKLLQSCVSLSQDLISQWDFVKQLLSNLAAALTLSAEGLDADARDAVLSCWADVFTLMATLVKRDSFTVYPSVSAALGRHWRMFTGTLSVCVHEKFVDSHLHGAALHFLCTILAQETKRRGVVRPLSSDQGVTLVDVLGGPSAGQLCDVLLQSFERRCLHDPLKKLTAKALMALLASSVAAQNHAATAGIIDSCVDQMKQTHSQLNLESLRGDKTSHRKKEEGYLKELKLTVEILRSALYCNRECKELARDTSLTAVLHALWPWLLLDNSIMEAVLELLCVYTADCPAACSSVCSGGLPGPKSTTSGSLMHSIMRLASGIAPDNSITQKLAFSLLANLVMSRDCRGVLQKNNFLQAFTSMVKPKVGGSRAAGVGSGSARLIGLWLRLLVNLSFSDDGQQSILRVTRALEVLVDLAPHRRAALLTLHNLCFCPANKPQVIANDKAITVLFCCLESKEMEMCCMGASALWALLHNNQRAKTTLKCPAVRLRIEEAHRMSKKDAENKEEPLRAYLLKCLESLSQLLNT, from the exons ATGGAATTATCTGCCATTATCAAGAAAATAG GCCACTCTTTGGTCGAGATACGAGTTCGAGCGTTGAAGAGCATCCTGTGTAAACTGAAGCACTCCCTGATTTCCATCCCTGACATTGTTCAAGAAAAGATGCTCTTTGTGTACCTCTTGGAATGGTTCAATCTCCCAGAGGTGCCCATGCAAGAGGAAGTTTTGGATTTACTCTTGACTTTATCCAAG CATCCAAGTGCAGCCCAGATGCTGAGAGATGTCGAGGCGGAGGATTTCCTCTCCCAACTGTCTGCTAACGTGGAACCGAGACTTCGAGCTGTCATTGACGCAACCCTGGACCAGCTGTTTCAGCAACCTCAGCTAATCCCCTGTCGCAACGCCGTCGACACGCATGAACTCCTCAATACACCTCCAACAG TGCATGAGGATGTGAAATGCTTGGAATTTTCCGTGTTTCCGTGGCTGACATTGACGAACGCTGACAGACACATTCTATCTTCCAAAGAAAG TTCTTTAAGAAGCAGCAACCCCAATTTGGTGCGGACCACGTGTGAGCTATTATGTGACGTCATCATGCAGGACTTCCCTGCTGAGATCTTCCTGCAGAGGCCCAATATTGCAAAG ACTCTTCTGTCCCTTCTGAGGCCAGGGTCGGGTAAAGGTGAGACATGTTACCTCCACTTGCAGGCGTTCTCCTGCCTGAGGCAGCTTTGCGTGGGGCTAAGGCAGAGGCTGCGCTTTCATCGAGATCCGGGCTTCCACTCTGCCAAGCAAGGAGGTTCTGCCT ATACAGTGTCCCTGAACTCCTCCTACTCCCAAGCATCACAGGTTTTTTCCCCAGCAGCAGAGTGCTCTCCTCGGCCGTCTGTAGTCGGGGGAACGGCTCAGAGAGTCCGAGGTGATGGGCAAGATGGAGACGTGGGTTCCCCCAG TAGCAGCTCAAACAGAAGTGCAGTGGCATCCCAGACAGCCAGACAGACACCTCCAGCAGATGTGGGCCGCTTGGCGCTGCCCGACCAAGGTCTGGAAGATGAGCCAGAGACGGTGTTGGAGCAGCTCACGTTAGCTCAGTTCACCGTTGCCACCCTGGAGCATGTCATACCGCTGCTGAAGACAG ATGCTTCACATGTGTTCTGTTGTGTTCTGGAGCTGCTGTTCGACACCGTCCTCCTGCTCGGGGACAGCGTTTCCGAACTGGTCTGGGATGATGGCAGCCTGATGGGGATGGAGCTG AAGGAGAAGCTGCAAACATGCATGGACCTACTCGCAGATGTTCTGAGTTACCATCAGGACTATAGCGGCAGTTCTAAAGTTCACCACACAGTTACATACACAGGCTCGGCAGTCTTTCTCATTAAATTCCTGCAGACCATACTCCCACTTGAAAAA GCGGGCGGGAATGTTCCGGAGAATGCGGTAACAGCTATTTTTCATCTGTGCCTGGACAAGTCATTTGGGATGGCGCTCCCCATCATGCAAGAAACCGCAGCGGCCTACTTGGAGCAGTTAAACTCGGGCAGCCATGAGCTCTACGGGAGGGTGACCCGGGCCGCTTTGTGGATGGAATCCACTTGCGGCTTCCTCAAGAAGGTACAGGCCGAG GGAGAGAAGAACTGGCCGGAGCTCCTGGAAATGGCGGAGCAGGCGATAGAAGGCCTTCCCTTTCATCAACACGTGCCTGTCGTCAAGGAATGCGTTCAATTCTGTTCCTATTT GTGGAAGtttgatcagtccagtccactCCTCCAGACGGAGAGTCAGAAGCTGCTCCTTAAGTTGCTgtcgcatccattgcagcctatcAGGATAGAAACGTACACGTGCGTGTTGAGTGTCGTCAAG GAGTGCCTCGGCATCCACAATACGTCCCGACAAGAATCGGGACTCTGCAGCAGAGTCAACTTCCTCCTCCACCACAAGGTGTTGTATGAAATAAGCACCTTTGGCCTGCAGGATTCTGCAGAGAAg GTGAATGTCGCCGCCAAGGATATCCTGCTATTCCTGCTCAAAGGACGATTgatgatgacaacatcaacctggGACAGATTTATAGCAGCGCTTTCCCGGGTCATCGCCATATTACAG GGTTATGCCAGCACCGAGGAGCCACTGGGAAGCTGCATCCTGCTGCTAAGTGACACGTCGGGAGGAGACGGCTTTCTGAGCACGACCAAGTTAAAAGCAGCTCTCAGACTTCTTTTCACCAGACAGCCCAC agtgagaatagcagcggttccGCACATCCTGGCCCATCTAACCGGAGCAGACAATGCGAAAATAAGCAGGCCGCAGCTGGACCGGGTGGTGACCTCCTCACTTCCCGATCTCTATTGCATCCTATACCCGCTGGATGTCACGCTTGACACCAGCCACAAGTCTGTACTGAAG GTGGAGGCGGTGGAGAAGCTCTTCCACATGCTGTCTTCCGACACTCTCGATGTGGCTCTGAGAAGATCTGCAGCCGAGCAGCTGTCCGTGGTTCTGCAGG CGACAACAATGCATCCGGTCCTGAAGAAGCTCGGAATAACTGACAGAGTTATTTCTTTCCTCACTGACAGTGTCAACGGTAATAAG AGCTTGGACTGCATACTGGAGCCTTGCATATCTATCCTGAGGAAACTGGCGTACGCTGATCCAGCTTTGCGGAACAGCCTGGCGCAACACAACCTGCTGCTCATCACTCTGCTCCGAG CATCTCTAATCATGaaggcaaacaaaaacaacgGGGGCGAGGCTGCCGTTCTAATGAGTTTGCTGCTCTTTGATGAAATAAGCAGCATGGCAATATG GTCGGACAAATCAGCCACCGATGGCCCTCTCCCGACATTCTCTCTCCCGGTGTCAGTAGTTCGCAG ATACAAGATGCCTTTCCAGGCCGTGATCCATCACGGCGTCAGCCCATATCGTTGCGTCCTGATGCCCACCTCAGATCTTCTGCCCTTAGCGCCTGCCTGTCAAACCTTGCAGTTAGCGTGGAATGTCGCATGGCACTGCAGCGTCGACAACCTGCTTGAGGAATTCCACGGCTTGACCGGCAACGCTGA ATTCCATGGTGACCTGAAGCTTTCAGAGGCCCAGGTGGCGTGTCTGCGGGCAACCCACCTCCCCCGCGCCCTTCAGGACTGCATTCAGGCCGTGGTCACGGCGGCGGGACACAATTCGGTGATCGCCGCCCTCTCCAGGCTCAACATCTACTTGTTGATCGAAAGAATGGCCGTCCCTTATGCGGCCAGCTACAGGTGTAGAGAAACACTACAGTCGCTCAGCTGGCAGGCCGCCGTCACCAG GTTTCTCCAGGTGCGTCCGGCGTCTGTGGAAGACGAGAGGCTGCTGGCATACGTTGTTGCATTTCTGAACGCATACTTCAAAGATGCGCGCGTGCGCTGCACCGACCCCGAGGACAAGGACCTGCGCTGGATGTTGGAGCTGCTTCTCAATGAG GAAAGCGTTTCCCTCCTTAATTTGCTGCCTGGTGCGGAGCCTGGCACCCCAGATCAAGACTCAGAAGAACCAGAGGACGTGAAGAACTACGTTAGCCAGAAATTACAGCGAGAGCTCACCGGTCTCtttaaaaacgtgctcagccagcTGACGTGCACGTCAGACAG GCTATGTTTGGCACGAGCCGGTCCGTTCAAGAGCCAGCTGGCACTCGGCTTGCTTCAGAGCTTGCGGCTGTCTGATGCCCCACACTACTATGGCCTCCCCAACCTGGAGAGAAGTCTGCAGGGTATCGTCAGCCTGACAGCCCAGTCTGGCTGGAGTTTGCACTGCCTTGACTTTTTGCCCGCCACCCTCTGCGCCAAGTTTCTCAGCGGCTTGCTCGAG GTGATCTCGTCTTTTTACGTGAAGTGGGGTGGCAACTCCATGTCATTCATGGGCAAAGGCGTGACCAAGAATGCCGTCGTCTGCTTGCTTCACTTGTCTCACGAGATGATCGCCGAGAGCGAGGACAAG GACATCATTTCCATGTGGTCTTTGGGGAATGAGAGCAGCGCCGAGGAACCAAACGACTCTCAAATGGGTTTGGCCTGGCTGGTTCCTCTCTGGGTGGACAGGGATCAGGAG GTGAGATTTGCCAGTTTGGGTTTAGGCGCCGCTCTGTCGTCGGTGGAGAGCGGGTGCCAGGCTCTGAGCACCAGCTGCCAGAACATCAGCGAAGGCCTGTGGGGCACCTTGCTCAACATCCTCCTTGATCAGCATGAGAGCAGCATGGTCCGCAGAGAG GCTGCGTTTATCCTGCAGAACCTGCTAGTGATGCCCATGCCTGCCAATGTAGAAGAAGCCAAGTACTCCCACTGGCAG CATCCTTGCGTCCCCAATGAGGTGTCTGGTGTGTCTTTGGTGGGTCTTCCCGCGCTCCAGGCTCTGCTTTACCACTCTCAGTATTTCCAGCACGTCGCGCTGTCTGCCTCTGCCTGTTACAAAGGCAGGTACACTTTTCACCTCCAAAAACCTGTCGCTGGGCCCGCCAGTCAACTCGGGACACGGGACGGTGCTTCATTTG TTTCAGACGATTCTCTGCTGTTTTGGAGAAGTGCCGCGGCGGCAGCACAGGCTGCCAACTCCAGCAGACCTCCCAGCTCCTTGTCCACGTCCAGTACCTCG GTAAGGGGTTCAGAGTCTGAGACCTCCGGTGCTGCGTCCCCCACCAGCTTCACGGCAGATGCTCCTGCTAACAGGCTAATGGCGCGAG GCCAAAGTAACATCGACACAAGGGACTCTGTCGCTTTGCAAGACCTCCAACGGCGCCAGTCCTCGTCTATGCAGCCGGTCATCATGGTTACCCCTGACCTCCTGGCGGCCCACTGTGGACTGCTGACAAATTTACTGGCCATCATGCCAGATTATACCCTGATGGCGATTCGACAGAAGCGGCTCCTGCGCGTATTGGCGGG CTTGGTGGCTGTGGAGCCAATTGAGAAATGTCTGAGTGAAATGAAGGCACCCAACGTTCTTCCTGGAGAGAGAGAAGACATCAAGAGTCAG CTTGTTAcgcttcttcacttcctgtctggctTTTCCAAGCTGCTGCAATCGTGCGTCTCGCTCAGCCAAGACTTGATCAGCCAGTGGGACTTTGTGAAACAATTGTTGTCCAACCTCGCAGCAGCGCTCACCCTCAGTGCGGAAGGATTAG ATGCGGACGCGCGGGACGCCGTCCTGTCGTGCTGGGCGGATGTGTTTACGCTCATGGCTACTCTGGTGAAGAGGGACAGTTTTACCGTGTATCCATCTGTTTCAGCCGCGTTGGGGAGACACTGGCGGATGTTCACAG GAacgctctcagtgtgtgtgcacGAGAAGTTTGTGGACTCTCACCTGCACGGAGCAGCTTTGCATTTTCTTTGCACGATTTTGGCGCAGGAGACTAAAAGGCGAGGAGTCGTCAGGCCTTTGAGTTCAGACCAAGGCGTCACTTTGGTTGACGTGCTTGGCGGTCCGTCAGCGGGCCAGCTTTGTGATGTGCTGCTGCAG agctTTGAAAGGAGGTGCCTTCATGATCCACTTAAAAAATTGACGGCCAAAGCTCTGATGGCTCTACTGGCCAGCAGCGTTGCTGCCCAGAACCACGCTGCTACAG CTGGAATAATTGACAGCTGCGTGGATCAGATGAAACAGACTCACTCTCAGCTCAATCTGGAGTCACTCCGAGGCGACAAGACTTCCCACCGCAAAAAG gAAGAAGGCTACTTGAAGGAGCTTAAGCTGACTGTGGAGATCCTGCGGAGTGCTCTCTACTGCAACCGGGAATGCAAA GAGTTAGCCAGAGATACAAGCCTCACAGCAGTGTTGCATGCCCTTTGGCCTTGGCTCCTATTGGACAACTCCATCATGGAGGCGGTGCTGGAGCTCCTCTGTGTTTACACGGCCGACTGCCCCGCAG CATGCAGTTCTGTGTGTAGCGGGGGGCTGCCAGGACCAAAAAGCACAACGAGTGGCTCGCTAATGCACTCCATCATGAGGTTGGCCTCGGGCATCGCCCCCGACAACAGCATTACCCAGAAGCTTGCCTTTTCCTTGCTGGCTAACTTGGTTATGTCCCGTGACTGCCGTGGCGTCTTGCAAAAG AACAACTTCCTGCAAGCCTTCACCTCAATGGTGAAGCCCAAGGTTGGCGGCTCCAGGGCCGCTGGCGTCGGTAGCGGCTCGGCTCGCCTGATTGGTCTGTGGCTCAGGCTTCTGGTCAACCTGTCCTTCTCAGACGACGGCCAACAGAGTATCCTCAGGGTGACTCGAGCGCTGGAAGTGCTGGTGGATTTGGCGCCGCATCGGCGCGCTGCGTTGCTCACCCTTCACAACCTTTGCTTTTGTCCCGCCAACAAGCCTCAGGTTATCGCCAACG ACAAAGCTATAACAGTCCTCTTCTGCTGTCTGGAAAGTAAAGAGATGGAGATGTGCTGCATGGGAGCGTCTGCGCTTTGGGCATTGCTTCATAATAACCAacgg GCCAAGACTACCCTGAAGTGCCCTGCGGTTCGATTGAGGATCGAGGAAGCCCACCGCATGTCCAAGAAAG ATGCTGAGAACAAAGAGGAGCCTTTACGTGCCTACTTGTTGAAGTGCCTCGAAAGTCTCTCCCAGCTGCTGAACACATGA
- the LOC125985844 gene encoding suppressor of cytokine signaling 6 — MKKISLKTIRKSLSIKGKEDGDFVMLQQAPVAAEFSKDESLFGGCYTKDLSVCDLGGEEDKGGQNKSRSKSEGLMGSLKRRLSAKQKAKSKAGSSAIGSTDDEDTFSSSSAPIGFNEVKAQRPLRSASLRSHHYSPSPWPLRPVNSDDACIKMEVKVKAMVHSPGPSPNLNGIRKEFSDFQMSGLFQDQPESFKNLQRPQNGELHFNIDDSDVPVVLGLTPQDYIQYTMPLDEGMYPEGSHSFCLDSAPPMEVAAEADNGSPLMDPGQEEHQMVGGLPPDLFMDTSMNSLPMASTGVMLQSSRGEGPPPLSPLLPPMSSNARFPRTFSSFGSSDSQVADRVRHHLNFDPNSAPGVGRVYDSVQSSGPIVVTSLTEELKKLARQGWYWGPITRWEAEEKLVNLADGSFLVRDSSDDRYLLSLSFRSQSKTLHTRIEHSNGRFSFYEQPDVEGHTSIVDLIEHSIKDSENGAFCYSRSRLPGSATYPVRLTNPVSRFMQVRSLQYLCRFVIRQYTRIDLIQKLPLPNKMKDYLQEKHY; from the coding sequence ATGAAGAAGATCAGCCTTAAGACCATTCGGAAGTCGCTGAGCATAAAGGGCAAAGAGGACGGCGACTTTGTCATGCTCCAGCAGGCCCCAGTGGCCGCAGAGTTCTCCAAGGACGAGTCACTTTTCGGAGGCTGCTACACCAAAGACCTTTCCGTGTGCGACCTGGGTGGCGAGGAAGACAAAGGTGGGCAGAATAAGAGCCGGTCAAAGAGCGAAGGCCTGATGGGATCGCTTAAGAGAAGGCTGTCGGCCAAGCAAAAGGCGAAGAGCAAAGCGGGGTCCTCCGCCATCGGCTCGACGGACGACGAGGAcaccttctcctcctcttcggCGCCCATCGGCTTCAACGAGGTTAAGGCCCAGCGACCTCTAAGGTCCGCGTCGCTCCGGAGTCACCACTACAGCCCCTCGCCTTGGCCTCTGCGGCCGGTCAACTCAGATGACGCTTGCATTAAGATGGAGGTCAAAGTGAAAGCCATGGTCCACTCTCCCGGCCCCAGCCCCAACTTGAACGGCATCCGAAAGGaattcagcgattttcagatgagtgGGCTCTTTCAGGACCAACCCGAATCCTTCAAAAACCTCCAGCGGCCGCAAAACGGCGAGCTGCATTTCAATATTGACGATAGTGACGTGCCTGTGGTGCTGGGGTTGACGCCCCAAGACTACATTCAGTACACGATGCCTTTAGATGAGGGAATGTACCCCGAAGGGTCCCACTCCTTCTGCCTGGACAGCGCGCCTCCCATGGAGGTGGCGGCAGAGGCGGACAACGGGTCCCCGCTGATGGATCCGGGACAGGAGGAGCACCAAATGGTTGGCGGCTTGCCTCCGGATCTCTTCATGGACACTTCCATGAATAGTCTTCCGATGGCTTCCACCGGCGTCATGCTCCAAAGCTCCAGAGGCGAGGGCCCACCTCCCCTCTCTCCTCTCCTGCCTCCCATGAGCAGCAACGCTCGCTTTCCCAGGACGTTCTCCAGCTTTGGCTCCTCAGACAGCCAGGTCGCCGATCGAGTCCGGCATCACCTTAACTTCGATCCCAATTCGGCTCCCGGAGTGGGTCGGGTTTACGACTCGGTCCAAAGCAGCGGGCCCATAGTGGTGACCAGCCTGACGGAGGAGCTGAAGAAGCTGGCTAGGCAGGGCTGGTACTGGGGCCCCATCACACGCTGGGAGGCGGAGGAGAAATTGGTCAACCTGGCCGACGGCTCCTTTTTGGTCCGAGACAGCTCGGACGACAGGTACCTGCTTAGCCTGAGCTTCAGGTCGCAGAGCAAAACTCTCCACACCCGTATCGAACACTCCAACGGGCGCTTCAGCTTTTATGAGCAGCCCGACGTGGAAGGACACACGTCCATCGTGGACCTCATCGAGCACTCCATCAAAGACTCTGAGAATGGCGCTTTTTGTTATTCCAGGTCCCGCTTACCGGGCTCTGCCACCTACCCGGTCAGACTCACCAATCCCGTTTCTCGCTTTATGCAAGTGCGCTCCCTGCAGTACCTTTGTCGCTTTGTCATTCGACAATACACCAGGATAGACCTCATCCAGAAACTGCCCTTACCTAACAAGATGAAAGATTATCTACAGGAGAAGCactactga